The sequence AGGAAAGTCTGGAAGCAGAGTATATCTTGAGGGACATCTCTTACCTTGACCTTCTCCCCAGTCATGAGCTCCAGCTCACATTCCTCCCCCAAGGTGAACTCATTTTGGATCACTTTGGATCCAGTGGTGATGGTGAGCTTGAAGTGGTTCCCATTCTGCACGATTTCTGACACTCCCTTGATGTCCTTCCCCTTCTGGATGACGTCGTCAGGCAGACCTAGTAGAAACCAGGTTTAGAGATGGGCAGAGGTGGGAGTTCCAAGGTGATGGTCATAAGAAAAACTGTGGaatgagggggagagggaggtgctTGTATCCCTGGAGGCCACGGGCAAGTACTGGAGTCCTGTGGGCAACACGGGCTTTGGCCTTTGAAAGGAAAGGCCGGGGACCTAGTTTGACCTGCCCTGGCCAGCTCACTATGTTGCTAGTTGGTTTATAAAAAAGACACACCTCTGGCCTGAAGGACCTCTCCCCTAGTGAGCATCCTGCTTCTTATTCACTCTCCTTCTTCATTCCTCCTCCTTTAACTCCCAGAGACTTTGCTCTTTGAGTATAAGCATTTCATCCTCCCCATTCAGGTTGACTAATACAGTTTCTCTTCCAAGCTAGGTCACTTCTCAGAGAGagatggtggggagggctgggggtttgTTAAAAATTATGCCAGAGCAACTCATACACACTGGGACTGTCCTCATAAACACCTGTCCACCTAGCCCTACCTTGACCTCTGCTGTCAAGTCTCTCAAGGAAGAATATCAGGAGTCCTTTGCCCTGGGACAGAGCTTTACAAATTTCAGAGCATGTCTATGGTGTTATGTGAACTGAGGTTCACAAAACCACGTGTGTTGATAGTGCGAGGGGGTCTTGTTGCACAGGTGAGGGaagtgagacacagagaggtggcaTGACTTGCCCTGCAGGAGAAGATCCAAGCTCTCTGCTGGCCCTGAAGGTCCTCCCCTCTCTGTATTACTGTCTTTCCCACCCTTCTCCCTCTTGGCCCCCCTTCCTTGTCACACTGCCCCTTTGCTCACAAGGCTTCCTCTACCTGAAGCACAATCCCTTTCCCAGTCTGCTAGTGGACACCTGCTCATCTTCCAAGAGTTATCCAAAGCTCACTTTCACCACCATCAAACCTCCTGGCCAAGCCCTCCCATGAGCACCACATCCTCCTGCAAAATCACCTGGGGGACACGGTGGGTTAAAGTGGGGTCTCTGGGAACAAATGCCGGCTTCAAATCCTGCTGCAAACACTTTCTACCTGAGTTTCTACCTGAGTGACCTAAGTTGGGATTACTTAACCTTTCAAGGCCTCAGTTGTTTTgactgtaaaatggaaaatatattagTACCCAactcagtattttttattaaggATTCAATAGGATATTGTATATCAAtggcttagcacagtgcctggcactggtCAACACTCAGAAAACATTAGGAGATCCtttcttgtatttatttcttctcttttttttctctttaaactgTGACTTTGGGAATGTGACTCATTGTTATCTGTTTATCTTGTATCTGCCCAGAACAGTGCTCAGCACATGATTGGCCTTGAATCAATTTGctagaagaatgaatgaatgaatgaatgaatagagtCACACAATGAGTCACTAGCAGAGGTGGTCTCAATCCAAATCAGACCCTAGTTCAGTGCTCTTTCCACTTGCCCATGGAGTGGCCTTGCCCAGTGAGTACTAGCACAAGCTGCAAGTGACTTTAAAAGTAACAAGTATAACATGGCCCCTGGTCAACATAAAGCCTGAATCTCTCCTTTCATCCCAACATTGAACCTATATTTGTGACTGGACACCATCTGCTGGGCTAGACACCGTTATCACTGTGACCACCATCCTTGGCACCCAATCCCTCACTCACCAATTGCCTTCATGAAGGGCTCAAAGTTTTCCTGGCTCTGCAGTTGGTACTTGCCGGAGAAACTCATGGTGGCAATGAAGTTCCCTTCACAGCTGTTCAGCAACTCTGTTAGTGAGGCTGTCCACTGTGGGTTGATTTATAGGAGGCTCTTCCCTCCTTTGAATGTTGGCCATAGGTCTGCATCTATCACCTCTGTTATGGCCAGGTTCAAATATTAACTTGAGAGCAACGgtcaatgataaaaaaaaatgggcacagCAGAGATTTGCTTTAATTCAGCAAACATTAGCAGTGTCAATCAGGTGCCAAGCCCTGTGGTCCTGCAGCCTTTGAGGGGCTACTCTCCCATGAAACGAGTGTGTACACAGGGGAATGTATACATATCTATGCAcctatgtgtgagtgtgtgtatatggtGTGTGTATCTAGAGctagacaaatataaaaataacgaGAGCCCCTTTAAACTCAAAACTTCACATTATTTACATAACCTTATGGGCTCTTCCCATCTTTATCATTACACAGACTTAATTTTTACAAAGTTATCATCAGCCCCTAAAGCTATTTTGTATTCTGGGATTTCATCCTCAATGAGTATGGGCTCCACCACAGTCCAAATCAGTCtccttttcaaaatgttaaaatggtACATGCAATAGGGAAGATGTAAACCATTTAAACCAGTTGTGTGGAAATTGAGGTGCATTTTATTGGTAGTTACAAGGTAATGTAAAGAATGAAGGTAGTACCTGCTGGGCAACTCAATACATCAGGGATACCCATGCCTACATGTTTGCTTTCACTCTGCTTTCCATGCCTGTCTTCCCCTTTTCCAACAGTTCACCCCCTCTATGAACTCTCTTGGCTCCTAGAGCATGTGGCAAATACCTATATTCTAATTTCTACTGGGATGATTTCTCTATGTGTTCCTTTTCACTGCACTTCTTCCTTGGTATTCCCAATACCTGACACTTGGTAGGTGTCCAGTTAATGATGGGTCAGCACATAAAGCCATCAAAAGATAATGAGGCCCTGGCTTTTactgttaaatgaaaataagagataTAAAGAGATGTGGAGTAGTCAGTTTGGCAACCCTCTCAAATCATGGAATCAGTGGGGCTGGGCAGCAAGGAGATCAGAGTGTATGTGTTTGTGCATAGTCTAATGGGGTTGGGACTTGGCTGACAGTCCGTGTGAGGGGATGGTAGTAGGGCTGACTACATGTCACCCCAGGCTGAGAACCAGCTACCCTCTTCCCATCTCTATccatcctttctccttcctctgccttcctgctCTGCCATTCCAGCCTGTGCCTGAGCAGATGGCAGATTCCAGACAgaactctctctgtttcctggacaGTTCTCTCCCCTGATGGAAGATCCTGTCTGTTCCTACCTGCAGGATCACCTACAGCACAATCGCCATGATGACTATATGCTCACACTTCTATCTGCCAAACTGGCAGTCCCTGCTCTGCACCCTGAAACTCTCTGGCTGCTGGAGCATCTGCTCTGGAAGCCCAGCAATCCTCAGATTCTGGTTCTGCATGAAGCAGAAACACATGAGTGGATGAGGGCTAATGCCAGTggacattgatgtcacacaaagaCAAGCATGAAGGGCACGGGACTAGCACAAGTGTGGCAGCTCACAGTAAAGGTGtgctcctccacctcccctccttcACACATACTCTTCCACGTTGATCTAGCACCTCAGAAGACCTCTCATCCACTCATGTGCTCAGTGCCAGAGCCCTTCTCCAGTATCCCTGACAAGTGGCACTAGCATGTACATTGACATGAAGGAGTTACTGCCTCCTGAACAGTGTGGGCAGAGGGCACTCGTTGCATGTGTGGCCATGTGGATTCTGGCACCATTAAACCTTTCCTTCTAGTGCACAGTGGTGTTGCCCTCCCTGCTCAGCCTTAGTCTGACAGTGTCCAGAACACAAAGTGTCTGCTAGGCCACAAGTTGGGACTGTCCCTGGAGAACCCTGAGCAGGCTGTATGCTATGAACTCACAGTTATCTACAGTCTTCACAAATGCCCTAGCACTCAGGAGGGAGTGAGAAAAGTGTCTCAACGGGTGACAGACACACCCACAGTCTCCTCTCATTTTATTCTGAACCTTGTTAATGTACCTTTTAATGTATCTCATTATACTGAGGGTGGCCATATTAGACCCTAACTTCTAGGTGAGACAAAGATttgttattttcatatatgtaagGAAGTGGCATTGCAATTCCTCTCAGAgaagaaggggtgtgtgtgtgtgtgtatgtgtgtgtgtctgtatctgtGTAAGTGACTGGATAAACTGCTTGGGATAGAGGTGAATGAGACCCAAGGTGTATGTTTATTGAGGGCAAAGTTAGTGAAGGAGAAGGGCTGCTGTGTACATGACTGGGAGAGGTGTCTTCTTTCTCCCGCTCAAATGtcaggggagcagagagaagtgtggaaggcagaaaggagaggggcCAGTGAGAGGGTGAAGGGTGATGGGTTGCTAAGACACCCCCAGTGTTAGTGAGACTGGAAGGGTTCCTAGGAAGGCTAGTTTTGAATTTGAGGTTGCTGATTTGCTGCACAGTGAATCTCCATTCATCTTTCTTTaatctccccccgcccccacccaatACTTCAAATACTTCAGTCGAATGTGGACCCTGAGAAGAAAAATTCATTTGATATGAACCCCAGAAGAAACTTATCAGCTGAGATGGACTCCCCACAGTCAGCTGAGGGCTTCTCACACGCTCTGTATACCCACCTCAGACTGAACTTCCAGCATCCCCCACTATGCTCTGCTCCTTACCCTGTCAATCAGAACTGCTCCATAACGACTAATCAGGACACATAATGCTGAAAAATCAACTGGGATTTAGACCAATCAGAAGTGTACAATTTAGGtatctcatttacataaaatggacCTAATTGAGAACCTGGGTGAGAAATTTCACTATAAAAGGTGGCCTCCCCTTTGTCTTGGTGGAGCACAATTTAGGTTGCTACTTGAatctgtgtttcctgggctgCTGCTCTTTTTTGctgaaataaatgctttttattctttattacagtctaaaatcaattttgtttTACATCCGGCATATAAATTTCACATCCAGACTCTCTCTCCTGGACCACAGACACCTGGGGACATGCTCCCCACAGTGCTGTTCTCTGGGCTCTGAGGtggagagtgggaaggagggtCATGAAAGTTTCTCCTTAGGGCACCCATCCCAGAGGCCTTTAGGAAGCCTGGATTGATCAGGCTCTCCTTCTTGGGTGTCTGAGGGAAAGCAGGGCCTGTGAACTGACTCCCTGTGGACGCTGCTGTCTGTACTTCCTGTCTAGGCAGTGCCTGGGCACAATTCAGTCAGGTGGTCAGGGGCTGGCACAGCTGCTGACCACCTGACAACTCCCAGAGTGAATGGACAGCCTGGCAGATGGAGAGGCAGGCAGACCAAGCTGGATGCCACAAGGCAAGGATCTTCTCTCCTCCACAAGGCCAAGGAGGCTAGTGGCCATTTCAAAATTTATCACTTGTAAGTAGTTTCCCATAAAATTAGGAGAGGGTAATGACATTTCCCACCCACGAGCTAAGCAAACACTAGAAGAGATAAGCTTACCTCGTTGGAATGACAAAGTTCAAGtggctttcaggaaaaaaagaagactccCACTTTATGGAAATAGTTTCTGATTTTTGTCAACCAGAAACTCCAGCACCCCTCCGGTCCCCACCAGACATCCCCTGTCCTCATGTTCCCTACTTAGGAGAGCAGCATGAAGGTGTGGGAGAGGAGGTGACATGCCTTTTGGTGGCCAGGATACAACTGGTATTCATTTTAAGTGAGGCATCTTTGCACTTGTATCTGATCCCAGGGTGTCTATAGCGCTAGCTTGCCCACTTCCTGGTGTCTAAGGAGGTGCCCTGTGAGCCCACATGCTAGAGACAGGGCTGCAGATGGGAAGTCCTTAGGTTTGGGTCCAGCTCTTTTCTTTACCTGATGTGTGATCCTGGACAATGGTTCAGCTTTACTGAGTTTTCACTTCCTCATCCGTTAAATGGTTATGACAGTCTCTGCCTTGCGGAGGCTCTGTGTAGACTGCCCAGCCCTTCAGGAATGTGACGCTCATATTAGAGGGACTCAGAGCACTTTGCATTTGCTTCTGCCATGTGTCCAGAGGTATCAGGAGTCTCTAGCCTAGGACCAACTTTTATGTTATATCCTGACTTGGTGATAAgcttcttcccacctccctgggccATTGGGTAGAGTCTCTAGTCCTTGGTTTACTATGGTGCAGCTGTCTTACCAGGCACCTCAGATCCTACTTGGTGTCTTTTGCAGGCCTGTAGCCTCATCTCCTGTGGCTTCATCTGAGGGATTTGAAAACCCATGCTCCTGGCCATCTGGCCTATTTCCAGGTCTGGCAACCATGCCCCAGACTCACCTCACTGTTTATTGCTCAGACCTTCAGCTTCCTCTGTGCTCCAAGCACCTGGGGATTTTAATCCTTTCTTGTGAACTCagttatatttctgaaaattctgaTGGTTCACCTGTACCTTCTATAGCTGAGTAAACAGCTTGTATCAGCTCTGTTGTCCGTGTTGTAGGTCTTAGAagtgttgtgtttttattatgtGCTATTTTAAATCCTTTTGGTAAGATTTCAGGGTATATAGCCTCCCCCAAAAACTTTAAAAGACATTCTTAAGCCTTTTCTTTCATATGCCTATTCTGTCTCTTCTCATTATAAATTCCTTAAACTTAAAGTGTGTCCCTGGAACAGCTGTCCAGTAGCTAGAATGGGATCTGACTGAAATCCATTTAATGTCAGGATGTTTCGGAGATATGCATGCTTGAAGAACCCACTGAGGGGCAAAAGCACAAATATGCCAAACAAAAATTGTGGGATGGTTTGTACTGTAAAAGAAATcatactacatttaaaaatattcacagcaAAATCTGCTTGTAcacaataacttttaaaaatatccttattGTATAAAGCAAGACCTCCTATGAGCTAGTTTAAGTCCCCCAGTGAGATCTCCTTTATGTGAACAGTAGAGAGAAACCTATGGATTATGTGGCGGGCAATGAAGATCATTTGAAGGCTGATGTAATCAAGAGAGAGCTGAAAACTTATCTGTAAGGCTAGTTCATGAGGCCCCTATTTTGGCTGTCAGAGCTAATGGTGTTTGTTTATCCTGTGTTCCTGGGTTCTTGTGTCCCTTTGCCCTCTGAGGGCTGAAAGCTGGCCCAATTGGCTTCAGATCAGTCTGACTCTTCAAAGGGAAATCTCTTCCAAGAATCCTTGGCTAACTTGCGATCCACACCCTGCAGTCCTGCATTCTCCTTGCTGTAAAGCTATGAGCCATCAGCCTTTCAGAGCAAGGACAGCCACTCCACTGACATTCCTCAAGGCTCAGCTCCACAGTCCCCTTTCCCACAGCCCACCTGAGGTCTCTGTTTCCTTAGCTCTTCTAGCTTAATATCCCCAATAGCAATTTCTACTCTGCTCCATTTATGCTAttatattaatagtaataaaataactGCCTCCATTAACTGAACATTAAGTAGGTGCTTGTCTATATTATTTTATGGAATTCTGAAAACAATACTGTAAGGTAAGCATTATAATCCCCATTTCCTCAGACAAGAATACTAAGGTATGATAAAGTTAGTAACTGCTTCCAGCTACTTAAATAGAAAGCTGCCAAATAGGAGCAATGAACCTAGTCTATTGGACTCCAAAGCTTATGtttttgacttttattatttccatattataattattaaaggTGTACTTTGGCTAGTTTCCTGAAAAATCTTCTAAGAAAGCAATTAGCTTGCACTTTCCATGGAGTATATGTCTGGAAAATATTGATAGGACAAGAGTCCAAGTGCTGTTGACCTCTTGAGCCATTAATGGTTTGGGTTGCTGTTGGTTCAGAAATTTCTTATTAGTCTAGATCAAATAACCTGAAAGTCCATGTGCATAAAGAGAGatctcaaagaaatgaaaatcctGAAGTAGCTGTTGGGCCTTTGTGTTCAGTAGAGGTGCAGTGCAAAGCACTTTTACTGAATTCTAAATCTTAAAGCTAAGGTCTATAGTTCTTCCTATACTGGATTTCCTGGACCATCCCATTTGGGCCACTCTGTAAGCACATACCTTGTGCTCCATGGTGACCATGCACATTATTCTGTCCTCTCCTCCAGGTTGCCTTCCCCACTTCAGATTCCACAGAAGCAACAGGTATCAGACGATTCATCCATTTCTCAATTATGTACTCAACAAGTATATGCTGACCTACCATGTGAAATTCATGTGGGGGTTACATTTTGACTATACAAAGGAACTTACTATCTAGTAGGGAGCATGAAGAAAGTTAAATCTAACTTTTGAACAGAATGAAGTTTGAATACAACTTCACAATTTAGGTAATGATTGAATTAAGAGTAAGAAGAAATTTTCTGGTCAAGGAAGGAGTCAAGATATTTTCATGAATAGAGAACAAAGCATGAAAAGGGATGAAAATACATGCTGTTGTGGAAGAAAGGCATGTGTTTCAGGGAGGAAAGAtagagaggagaatggaagagTCCACGTAGAGGAACTGGAGctgggagatggagagggaagTCACGAGCAAATGGTGAAGGGGAGGCTGGATTGGATTCTCCAGACTAGAGTTTCCCAGAATGGAGTATATATGAGTAGATAAGATGATTTTAGATAATAGTAACAGTTATGCATTTAGActaatatttattagaaaaatatataccaattTATGACCTCATGGATATTACTACTTAGGATAAGATcaagttctttttgttgttttttaaggagTAACTGAGAAAAATAGTAAAGGAGtcaactatggaaaacagacaTTACCATAggtattttaaatgagaaaactgaatacAGGGAATTGGTTACCAAGGTACTGAAGAGCTGGAAGAGAAACAAGAAGAAGGGAATTTAAAGCTGCTATTGTTCCTGGGCTGGAACCCAGAGGTTGCTGGTGCCTTCAGTTCTGGATCCAACAAGGTGGCATCACCTTGA is a genomic window of Phyllostomus discolor isolate MPI-MPIP mPhyDis1 chromosome 6, mPhyDis1.pri.v3, whole genome shotgun sequence containing:
- the FABP1 gene encoding fatty acid-binding protein, liver, with the protein product MSFSGKYQLQSQENFEPFMKAIGLPDDVIQKGKDIKGVSEIVQNGNHFKLTITTGSKVIQNEFTLGEECELELMTGEKVKTVVQKEGENKLVTTFKGIKSVTELNGDTIINTMTLGDIVFKRLSKRI